The following proteins come from a genomic window of Candidatus Sysuiplasma jiujiangense:
- a CDS encoding DUF2240 family protein produces the protein MTDTEKLREAVAAIYRRKGKKTLTEEEIKFTCSMELRWFPPEKAEVFFHNAKTARLLVAREQGYAPAFDVDDRHIRHVIKPDESIVLKGADLVSEVVEFIASSLKQSKSEVMGKINRMKKEMDIETATAAILVGLKEGLEMEEFAGLALDELQRTYAGGDT, from the coding sequence ATGACTGACACCGAAAAACTCAGGGAAGCCGTGGCAGCGATCTACAGGAGGAAGGGGAAGAAGACGCTTACAGAAGAGGAGATAAAATTCACCTGCTCGATGGAACTTCGATGGTTTCCTCCCGAAAAGGCCGAAGTCTTTTTCCACAATGCAAAGACGGCGCGCCTGCTCGTAGCCCGGGAACAGGGATATGCTCCCGCTTTCGATGTGGACGACAGGCACATAAGACATGTGATTAAGCCTGACGAAAGCATTGTGCTGAAGGGTGCGGACCTGGTCTCTGAAGTCGTTGAATTCATTGCTTCCTCTCTGAAACAGAGCAAAAGCGAGGTGATGGGTAAAATCAACAGGATGAAAAAAGAGATGGATATCGAAACGGCCACTGCCGCCATACTTGTCGGACTGAAAGAGGGCCTGGAGATGGAGGAGTTTGCCGGTCTGGCCCTGGATGAGCTGCAGCGCACTTACGCCGGCGGCGACACCTGA
- a CDS encoding TIGR00270 family protein, protein MNLAVCEMCGRESGKLIRVKIENAIMMVGQECARFGKPVDLPAAASRSVTKGRKIVPGPKARPTAVSSSVKETPDALDSIGELAPDFPKRIMKARNSLGLKQEELAARLNEKKSVIRDLEAGTLVPTDSLIRKLEKQLKITLIEETRHEFTVPQAKRRELTLGDFIEK, encoded by the coding sequence GTGAATCTGGCAGTCTGTGAAATGTGCGGCAGGGAATCGGGAAAACTGATCAGGGTGAAAATAGAAAACGCCATAATGATGGTTGGACAGGAATGCGCAAGGTTCGGCAAGCCCGTCGACCTGCCTGCAGCAGCATCACGCTCAGTTACGAAGGGCCGGAAAATTGTTCCCGGACCCAAGGCCCGGCCGACGGCCGTTAGCTCTTCCGTGAAAGAAACCCCGGACGCACTAGACAGCATCGGTGAACTCGCCCCTGATTTCCCGAAGAGAATTATGAAAGCAAGAAATTCGCTCGGCCTGAAGCAGGAGGAACTCGCAGCCAGACTCAATGAAAAGAAAAGCGTTATCCGCGATCTGGAGGCAGGCACCCTTGTCCCCACCGACTCACTGATAAGGAAGCTCGAAAAACAGCTCAAAATAACGCTTATTGAAGAGACCAGGCATGAATTCACTGTACCGCAGGCGAAGAGGCGTGAGCTTACTCTTGGCGATTTCATTGAAAAGTGA
- a CDS encoding proteasome-activating nucleotidase codes for MSEGTRIDSEDEIYRRLLLLEERNTQLMEQARRVEGEKRYVQSELDRLQRELKRLKNELDRLKAPPLIIGNIRDILADGRVVVKSSTGPDFVVNISDNVDAADIEIGARVALNKQTLAVMGLLPSSLDPIVTGAEVIDKPDASYAEIGGLEKQLVEVREAVEDPLLRPELYRKIGIEPPKGILLVGPPGTGKTLIAKAVAHNTNATFIRLVGSELVQKYIGEGARLVRELFELAKQKAPSIVFIDELDSVGAKRLDAATSGDREVQRTLMQLLAELDGFNPLGNVKIIAASNRPDILDDALLRPGRFDRIIKVPPPGVEARKEIFRIHTVKMNTDHSIDFDELAVKTEGATGADIHAICTEAGMFAIRDNRDSVLMSDFEKSISKVLGEEMPHTPAGEAGPMFA; via the coding sequence TTGTCTGAAGGGACCAGGATCGACAGCGAGGATGAGATTTACAGAAGACTGCTTCTTCTCGAGGAAAGGAACACACAGCTGATGGAGCAGGCAAGAAGGGTCGAAGGCGAAAAAAGATATGTTCAGAGTGAGCTGGACAGGCTTCAAAGAGAGCTCAAAAGGCTGAAAAATGAGCTTGACAGGCTCAAGGCGCCGCCTCTTATCATTGGAAACATCAGGGACATCCTGGCCGACGGACGTGTCGTTGTAAAGAGTTCGACAGGACCGGATTTTGTTGTCAACATTTCGGACAATGTTGATGCGGCAGATATAGAGATCGGCGCAAGGGTAGCGCTGAACAAACAGACGCTCGCAGTAATGGGTCTGCTTCCCTCGTCTCTTGATCCAATAGTCACTGGCGCAGAAGTTATAGACAAGCCTGATGCATCATACGCGGAGATAGGCGGTCTTGAGAAACAGCTGGTCGAAGTCAGGGAGGCGGTGGAGGACCCGCTGCTTCGCCCAGAACTCTACAGGAAAATAGGCATCGAGCCGCCAAAGGGCATTCTGCTGGTCGGTCCGCCGGGCACAGGCAAGACGCTGATAGCAAAGGCAGTTGCACACAACACTAATGCCACTTTCATAAGGCTTGTCGGCTCTGAACTTGTCCAGAAATACATAGGGGAGGGTGCTAGACTGGTCAGGGAACTCTTTGAACTGGCCAAGCAGAAGGCACCAAGCATCGTCTTCATTGATGAACTTGACTCCGTCGGCGCGAAGAGACTAGATGCGGCAACTTCAGGTGACAGGGAAGTACAGCGCACACTGATGCAGCTGCTCGCCGAACTGGACGGTTTCAATCCCCTCGGCAATGTCAAGATAATTGCGGCATCAAACAGACCGGACATACTGGACGATGCGCTTCTGAGACCGGGCCGCTTTGACAGGATCATCAAGGTGCCGCCTCCCGGGGTGGAGGCCAGAAAGGAGATTTTCAGGATACACACCGTGAAGATGAACACGGACCATTCGATCGATTTTGATGAGCTTGCGGTCAAAACTGAAGGCGCTACCGGGGCGGACATACATGCCATCTGCACAGAAGCTGGCATGTTCGCCATCAGGGATAACAGGGACAGCGTTCTGATGTCAGATTTCGAAAAGAGCATTTCCAAGGTGCTCGGCGAAGAAATGCCGCATACCCCTGCAGGTGAAGCTGGCCCTATGTTCGCGTGA
- a CDS encoding TFIIB-type zinc ribbon-containing protein: MTRRTVRKCPSCGSTDLYYEAGMITGQKYHCKRCNYIGPLVFEEDVEERISGEGVTRT, encoded by the coding sequence GTGACACGGAGGACCGTCAGGAAATGTCCCAGCTGCGGCTCAACGGATCTGTATTATGAAGCAGGCATGATTACAGGGCAGAAATATCACTGCAAGAGATGCAATTACATCGGTCCCCTCGTGTTTGAAGAGGATGTTGAGGAGCGAATCAGCGGCGAAGGTGTCACGCGAACATAG
- a CDS encoding winged helix-turn-helix domain-containing protein, protein MQPFEAMQLMTDEYAVKILVGTMRKPRTAIDLSELFGIPIAACYRKIRLLEEMGLISCIERRLTREGKRISVYQSQLKNAYMSFEDGRLRVRFELANGVVQDSGDQSLVTSITV, encoded by the coding sequence ATGCAACCTTTTGAAGCAATGCAACTGATGACCGACGAATATGCGGTAAAGATACTTGTGGGAACGATGCGGAAGCCGAGAACTGCAATAGATCTCTCCGAGCTGTTCGGGATACCCATTGCGGCCTGCTACAGGAAAATAAGGCTCCTTGAAGAGATGGGTCTCATCTCCTGTATCGAGCGGCGGCTTACAAGAGAAGGCAAGCGCATAAGCGTTTACCAGTCGCAGCTCAAGAATGCCTATATGTCATTTGAGGACGGAAGACTCAGGGTCAGGTTTGAGCTGGCAAATGGCGTGGTACAGGACTCCGGGGATCAGAGTCTGGTAACTTCAATAACTGTCTGA
- a CDS encoding B12-binding domain-containing radical SAM protein encodes MRTVLIRPTNPSGSAYLTKWGFLPAPLGLLQLAGELQRLDNSSIRIIDMEAESMTVERVLDEISAFRPDMIGITIHATAAHGTSCEIARRVKQRFPDTVIVAGGHHATFLPNDLLREGFDIVVLGEGDFTFAEIASAVDAGTDLGLIPGIVYKAKGKFVRTGRRGLIEDLDTLAFPALELIDASKYTFSVFGKESRVLCLETSRGCPYACDFCSVTPTWGNKWRNKSNARIIEEMHNAEKFGYDWIFFTDDIFIVFPNTKQRALLFRSMMDNGFDFRWIVQMRADVTAKNPELIRKGAEAGMSVAFMGIESGSQEILRKMHKGIFTPQSVDAVRILSGNGVIVLCGMMIGAPYERLRDMITTVRFSNKLADAGADAVQFSIYTPLPGTRVFDDALRNGRLFTLDWDRYDVLTPVMKTKVHPAVVQLVQFYANYSFYVRKYLLSKMGRRAVHERKEKLVSDATRFIFEMMPEYIRDMTKFPAQLIRTSRLYASLARNAGIAKDAVAELMENSNSVIYLQKPGTANPYFRIKQEQ; translated from the coding sequence ATGCGGACAGTGCTGATAAGGCCTACGAATCCGTCCGGCAGTGCATATCTGACCAAATGGGGATTCCTCCCTGCCCCGCTCGGGCTGCTTCAGCTCGCCGGTGAGCTTCAGAGACTCGACAACTCCAGCATCAGGATTATCGACATGGAGGCCGAGAGCATGACAGTGGAGCGGGTGCTCGACGAGATTTCGGCATTCAGGCCTGACATGATAGGCATCACAATCCACGCGACCGCGGCACACGGCACCTCCTGCGAAATTGCTCGCAGAGTGAAGCAGCGTTTTCCTGATACTGTTATCGTGGCAGGAGGTCATCATGCAACCTTCCTTCCCAATGATCTTCTGCGGGAGGGGTTTGACATCGTCGTCCTGGGGGAAGGCGATTTCACTTTCGCCGAAATAGCATCTGCCGTGGATGCCGGCACAGACCTCGGCCTCATTCCTGGAATAGTCTACAAGGCCAAGGGGAAGTTCGTCCGCACAGGCCGGAGGGGGCTTATCGAGGATCTTGACACGCTTGCATTTCCGGCACTGGAACTGATAGATGCTTCAAAGTACACCTTCTCGGTTTTCGGAAAGGAGAGCAGGGTGCTCTGCCTGGAAACATCACGCGGCTGTCCGTATGCATGCGATTTCTGCTCTGTCACGCCGACATGGGGTAACAAGTGGCGGAACAAGTCAAACGCGAGGATTATTGAGGAGATGCACAACGCTGAAAAATTCGGCTACGACTGGATATTCTTTACGGATGACATATTCATCGTTTTCCCGAACACAAAGCAGAGGGCTTTGCTCTTCCGGTCAATGATGGATAACGGTTTTGATTTCAGATGGATCGTTCAGATGAGGGCCGACGTGACAGCAAAGAATCCGGAGCTGATAAGGAAGGGAGCTGAGGCAGGCATGAGCGTGGCCTTCATGGGCATCGAGTCCGGCAGCCAGGAGATCCTTCGCAAAATGCACAAGGGTATTTTTACGCCGCAGTCTGTGGACGCCGTAAGGATACTCAGCGGAAACGGCGTGATTGTACTGTGCGGCATGATGATCGGCGCGCCGTACGAAAGGCTCAGGGACATGATTACGACGGTCAGGTTTTCGAACAAACTGGCGGATGCCGGTGCTGATGCCGTACAGTTCAGCATATACACCCCGCTTCCCGGTACAAGGGTGTTCGACGATGCACTCAGGAACGGCAGGCTCTTTACGCTTGACTGGGACAGGTATGATGTTCTTACGCCGGTCATGAAGACAAAGGTGCATCCTGCAGTTGTCCAGCTTGTCCAGTTCTATGCCAATTATTCCTTCTATGTCAGAAAATACCTGCTCTCGAAGATGGGGCGGAGAGCCGTACATGAGAGAAAAGAGAAGCTTGTTTCTGACGCAACGCGGTTCATATTTGAAATGATGCCGGAATACATAAGGGATATGACAAAGTTCCCTGCGCAGCTCATCAGAACCAGCAGACTGTATGCGTCCCTTGCCAGGAACGCAGGCATTGCGAAAGATGCTGTGGCCGAACTTATGGAGAACTCAAACAGCGTGATTTACCTGCAGAAGCCAGGCACTGCCAATCCCTATTTCAGGATAAAGCAGGAGCAGTGA
- the amrS gene encoding AmmeMemoRadiSam system radical SAM enzyme, which produces MKEATLFEIADNGRIRCTACARYCRLAEGQTGLCGIRQNVGGRLQLLVYGRVITGHIDPIEKKPLVHFNPGTRIFSIATTGCNWLCHYCQNFDISQRRKVEGAELRPAEVVEMAVKKNCEGIAYTYNEPSIYTEFAEDIGRIARSRGLFNLFVSNGYGTPEGVSHLSTFLDAITVDFKGNAERNFVRKYIGIPDAGPIFTYLDEIRNKTNIHVEFTDLIVPGVGDSLAEAEKLCRWIYDSYGPDVPIHFLRFHPDYRMMDFPFTPVETLERHYEVARAQGLRYVYIGNVPGHRLESTYCPGCGSVAIGRYGFEITSWNLDGRNRCMKCSYQLPVVGSLGANYRRKRFESVFDISIN; this is translated from the coding sequence ATGAAGGAAGCAACCCTTTTCGAAATCGCGGACAACGGCAGGATAAGATGCACAGCGTGCGCCAGGTACTGCAGACTTGCCGAGGGACAGACCGGTCTGTGCGGCATAAGGCAGAATGTGGGCGGGAGACTGCAGCTGCTTGTTTATGGAAGGGTGATCACCGGGCACATAGACCCCATAGAGAAAAAACCGCTGGTCCATTTCAATCCCGGCACACGTATATTCTCTATTGCCACAACTGGCTGCAACTGGCTCTGCCATTACTGCCAGAATTTTGACATAAGTCAGAGGAGAAAGGTGGAAGGCGCGGAACTCCGGCCCGCCGAAGTTGTGGAAATGGCAGTGAAAAAGAACTGTGAGGGCATTGCCTACACATACAATGAACCTTCAATCTACACTGAGTTTGCGGAAGACATTGGCAGGATTGCACGATCTAGAGGACTGTTCAACCTGTTTGTGTCAAACGGATACGGGACTCCGGAAGGTGTCAGCCATCTTTCAACGTTCCTCGACGCGATAACCGTTGACTTCAAGGGAAATGCAGAAAGGAATTTTGTAAGGAAATATATCGGCATTCCAGACGCCGGACCTATTTTCACATATCTTGACGAGATAAGGAATAAGACGAATATACATGTGGAGTTCACGGATCTCATTGTGCCTGGCGTCGGTGACAGCCTCGCGGAGGCCGAAAAACTCTGCAGATGGATTTACGACAGCTACGGACCGGATGTGCCCATTCATTTCCTCCGCTTCCATCCGGACTACAGGATGATGGATTTCCCCTTCACTCCTGTTGAGACGCTTGAAAGGCACTACGAGGTTGCCCGCGCCCAGGGGCTCAGGTATGTCTATATCGGTAATGTGCCAGGGCACAGGCTTGAGAGCACATACTGCCCGGGATGCGGCAGTGTCGCAATCGGCAGATACGGGTTTGAAATAACATCATGGAATCTTGACGGCAGGAACAGGTGCATGAAGTGTTCCTACCAGCTTCCGGTCGTGGGAAGCCTGGGTGCAAACTACCGGCGAAAACGCTTCGAGTCTGTTTTCGACATTTCCATCAACTGA
- a CDS encoding PAC2 family protein — translation MTDVVTRKLSDVHLKDGVLIESSTGIGMVAGIAANHIIASNSMNQVAAMDSDDFPPVSMVYNARPKLPSRIYCSEKLNMAIFTSEIPLPPRTHRPVVRELIKWGLDSGCKIFVSLDGLSAEDDTRPLATKPRMWAVGTTDNARRMISDAKLDVLDTGMISGVSAIMLNEGRMGNHDVIGLFAESMVDVPDAAAAAAVVEGLNSLFKPFNFSIRPLLAEAVQIQAQMEKVRKQAEPAIKEPYGLYS, via the coding sequence TTGACAGATGTTGTTACCAGAAAACTGAGTGATGTGCATCTCAAGGACGGCGTCCTGATTGAAAGCTCCACCGGCATCGGAATGGTGGCCGGCATCGCCGCAAATCATATAATTGCGAGCAATTCAATGAATCAGGTTGCAGCCATGGACTCGGATGACTTTCCGCCCGTGTCCATGGTTTATAACGCGAGGCCCAAACTTCCGTCGAGGATATACTGCTCGGAAAAGCTGAACATGGCGATATTCACAAGCGAGATACCGCTGCCTCCCAGGACGCACAGACCGGTTGTCAGGGAACTGATAAAGTGGGGACTCGACTCCGGATGTAAAATCTTTGTTTCGCTCGACGGTCTTTCAGCCGAGGATGACACCAGACCGCTTGCAACCAAGCCGCGTATGTGGGCCGTTGGCACGACGGACAATGCAAGAAGGATGATAAGCGATGCAAAGCTCGACGTTCTCGATACAGGAATGATTTCCGGTGTTTCAGCAATCATGCTGAACGAGGGGAGAATGGGAAATCATGATGTGATAGGGCTGTTTGCCGAATCCATGGTCGACGTTCCGGACGCGGCGGCCGCCGCTGCTGTGGTCGAAGGACTCAACAGCCTGTTCAAGCCGTTCAATTTTTCAATAAGACCTCTTCTGGCGGAAGCCGTTCAGATACAGGCACAGATGGAAAAGGTGAGGAAGCAGGCGGAACCCGCAATAAAGGAGCCGTACGGCCTTTACAGCTGA
- the thiL gene encoding thiamine-phosphate kinase: MNERQLINSLRSIFDSPAPPLGMGDDCSVIGIGGRKLLVTTDMLFESTHLKYCDTYRKKGRMAMSANLSDIAAMGGRPLYAFTGLGLPQGMTPANAHSLARGISEVAREHTVSVLGGDTKRAHELTVSITLIGEAEGAPLLRSGAKPGDVVAVTGLMGRAAYSYSLKRSGMRSVPGICEVRPRIEEGIALARSGQVHSATDITDGLALSLHYISEASGTAMEIDADSIPFYSSRPPPGMSASKWREMALCWGGDYELLFTADSGLDIGRLRKEGCGDVHVIGRVTEGKGVYITEAGKRKSIPARGYDSLRGKST, translated from the coding sequence ATGAATGAAAGGCAGCTGATAAACTCCCTGCGGAGTATATTCGATTCTCCCGCCCCTCCGCTGGGAATGGGAGATGACTGTTCGGTAATCGGAATCGGCGGTAGAAAACTGCTTGTGACGACCGACATGCTCTTTGAGTCCACGCACCTGAAGTACTGCGACACCTATCGCAAGAAGGGAAGAATGGCAATGTCGGCCAATCTCAGCGATATTGCCGCGATGGGAGGCAGACCGCTGTATGCCTTTACAGGGCTTGGGCTTCCGCAGGGAATGACACCGGCTAATGCCCATTCGCTCGCACGTGGAATATCGGAGGTTGCAAGGGAGCACACCGTAAGCGTGCTTGGCGGAGACACGAAGCGTGCTCATGAACTCACCGTATCGATAACGCTCATAGGGGAAGCCGAAGGAGCACCACTCCTCAGAAGCGGTGCGAAACCCGGAGATGTTGTTGCGGTCACCGGTTTGATGGGAAGGGCAGCCTACTCGTACTCATTGAAGAGGAGCGGCATGCGATCCGTCCCGGGAATTTGTGAGGTGCGCCCCAGGATAGAGGAAGGCATTGCGCTTGCCAGGAGCGGACAGGTCCACTCGGCAACAGACATCACCGATGGTCTCGCGCTTTCACTGCATTACATAAGCGAAGCGAGCGGCACGGCCATGGAAATAGACGCCGACAGCATTCCGTTTTACAGCAGTCGCCCGCCTCCTGGAATGAGTGCATCAAAGTGGAGGGAAATGGCATTATGCTGGGGCGGCGACTATGAGTTGCTTTTCACGGCCGACAGCGGACTGGACATCGGGAGGCTGAGAAAAGAGGGTTGCGGGGACGTTCATGTCATTGGAAGGGTTACGGAAGGGAAGGGGGTGTACATCACTGAGGCCGGCAAAAGGAAAAGTATTCCGGCAAGAGGTTACGACAGCCTCAGGGGGAAAAGCACCTGA
- a CDS encoding endonuclease III domain-containing protein, translating into MSLEGLRKGRGCTSLRPAKGKVFRQEVTTASGGKAPDGSGTACAEILRLYGKCSTFYGRFGWWPAESPFEVCVGAVLTQNTSWRNVERALENIRAGIGITPYAVVSAGTEKIQQLIRPSGFYRQKARTLIAFSKFAMENFGGDITRLGRMGEDEARKLLLGIRGIGNETADSMLLYACGIPSFVVDAYTRRLFHRIGIADENAAYDSIKLAVEKCTGKEFRDMQQLHALIVEHSKRFCRKNPLCGECFYRADCRHGKMVRGTR; encoded by the coding sequence ATGTCATTGGAAGGGTTACGGAAGGGAAGGGGGTGTACATCACTGAGGCCGGCAAAAGGAAAAGTATTCCGGCAAGAGGTTACGACAGCCTCAGGGGGAAAAGCACCTGACGGTTCCGGCACCGCATGCGCTGAAATACTGAGGCTTTACGGAAAATGCAGCACATTCTACGGTCGTTTCGGATGGTGGCCGGCTGAAAGTCCTTTTGAAGTTTGTGTTGGTGCTGTCCTGACGCAGAACACGAGCTGGAGGAACGTAGAGAGGGCACTGGAAAACATAAGGGCCGGGATAGGGATCACGCCATATGCCGTTGTGAGTGCAGGAACAGAAAAAATTCAGCAGCTCATACGTCCGAGCGGTTTCTACCGCCAGAAGGCGAGGACACTGATCGCATTTTCGAAATTTGCAATGGAGAATTTCGGAGGGGACATTACACGTCTGGGTAGAATGGGCGAAGATGAAGCGCGAAAGCTTCTGCTGGGTATCAGGGGCATAGGCAATGAAACAGCAGACTCGATGCTTCTGTACGCCTGCGGTATCCCTTCATTCGTTGTTGACGCATACACACGCCGCCTTTTCCACAGAATCGGCATCGCTGATGAAAATGCTGCTTACGACAGCATCAAGCTGGCCGTTGAAAAGTGCACAGGCAAGGAGTTCCGCGATATGCAGCAGCTTCATGCCCTGATTGTTGAACATTCGAAGAGATTCTGCAGGAAAAATCCGCTGTGCGGCGAATGTTTCTACCGCGCGGACTGCAGGCATGGAAAAATGGTCAGAGGTACACGATGA
- a CDS encoding cation diffusion facilitator family transporter yields the protein METEKSYRTIYMTLIGDALIFVFSIIVFLYGHSRAVLSESIYQLSDIASGGMLLFAVWSSLRPANELHPFGYGLERFFWSFVSGVFAFSVSGVAVMAYGFYGLLVPYPLAEYGYSILILAVTIIVSSFSLLYLIHRIRNYYDNPKSIIERYHQGVKTVLLQDVMSIVSSVIAITGITLALYEDNTRYDAIAAIANGLLLLVTGITLAAEGRELLIGKGLTKAQMASIAQDILKLPFVQLVRDIKTIYLGPESLMMVVRINFSDGLNTDELEKAIDRVQSELRGKITELKHVIIEPES from the coding sequence ATGGAAACCGAAAAGAGCTACAGAACAATCTACATGACGCTGATCGGTGACGCATTGATTTTCGTTTTCTCCATAATCGTCTTCCTTTACGGGCACAGCAGGGCTGTTTTGTCAGAGTCGATTTACCAGCTCAGCGATATAGCGAGTGGTGGAATGCTCCTTTTTGCCGTATGGAGTTCTCTCAGGCCTGCGAACGAACTCCATCCCTTCGGATACGGTCTGGAGAGGTTCTTCTGGTCTTTTGTCAGCGGCGTGTTTGCATTCTCGGTGAGCGGCGTGGCGGTAATGGCCTACGGCTTCTACGGGCTTCTCGTGCCTTATCCGCTCGCAGAGTACGGCTACAGCATCCTCATACTCGCTGTTACCATCATCGTGAGCAGTTTCAGCCTCCTCTATCTGATACACAGAATAAGGAATTATTATGACAACCCAAAGAGCATAATAGAAAGGTACCACCAGGGTGTCAAAACGGTGCTGCTGCAGGATGTAATGAGCATAGTTTCGAGCGTTATTGCAATTACCGGGATAACGCTCGCACTTTATGAGGACAATACACGATATGACGCGATTGCAGCAATAGCAAACGGCCTTCTTCTGCTGGTTACCGGCATCACGCTTGCTGCGGAGGGAAGGGAACTGCTGATAGGGAAGGGGCTTACAAAGGCACAAATGGCAAGTATTGCACAGGACATACTGAAACTGCCTTTTGTGCAGCTTGTAAGGGACATCAAGACAATATATCTGGGCCCCGAGAGTCTTATGATGGTTGTCAGGATCAATTTTTCAGACGGCCTCAACACAGACGAACTCGAGAAGGCCATAGACAGGGTCCAGAGCGAACTCAGGGGGAAAATAACTGAGCTGAAGCATGTAATCATAGAGCCGGAAAGCTGA
- a CDS encoding DUF373 family protein, producing MRTVVLCVDRDNDIGEKASLRGPFVGRERNLEAAMALGMADPEDPDSNTVLSAIGMYDELLRRGLDVQVATICGSQDVGFESDRILSEQLEEVMDAVKPDRAILVSNGAEDEYFYPVIASRIKIDSVKRVFIKQTPTAEGLYYIMIKTLKDPKLRRKLLSPFSAILIVYGFFLMFSDLVMLSNTHSIGYISGIAPGLITFLIGLYIAWYAYNVTEGFRSAFGRLWKAMKSGSQLLPFAIFSGVLIVVGVLYASSTVTQARNVPLQILAFVFVYNFLWIGVFAALVFETGRFTNTYFSKRKISWSSIIVGLMFVALGMILQGALDAIVLLYRLGPVNETLIGVETVSGILIAMFGGLLNSTIHGQEETALDSSEEKEGAELSTRAFK from the coding sequence ATGCGAACGGTAGTGCTCTGCGTCGACAGGGATAATGACATAGGCGAAAAGGCGTCGCTCAGGGGACCCTTTGTCGGGAGGGAGAGGAACCTTGAAGCGGCAATGGCGCTCGGCATGGCTGATCCGGAGGATCCTGATTCAAACACCGTCCTTTCTGCAATCGGCATGTATGACGAACTGCTCAGGCGCGGCCTTGATGTGCAGGTAGCGACGATCTGCGGAAGCCAGGATGTGGGATTCGAATCGGACAGGATACTGTCCGAACAGCTCGAGGAAGTCATGGATGCTGTCAAGCCGGACAGGGCAATACTCGTGAGCAACGGCGCTGAAGACGAGTATTTCTACCCGGTCATAGCCTCGCGGATAAAAATCGATTCAGTAAAGAGAGTGTTCATAAAGCAGACGCCGACGGCGGAGGGTCTCTACTACATAATGATAAAGACGCTGAAGGATCCGAAACTCAGAAGGAAGCTGCTTTCGCCGTTCTCGGCGATACTCATCGTCTACGGTTTTTTCCTGATGTTTTCCGATCTTGTGATGCTGAGCAATACGCACAGCATCGGCTACATCTCTGGAATCGCCCCGGGCCTCATCACCTTCCTCATCGGCCTGTACATCGCATGGTACGCATATAACGTGACCGAGGGATTCCGCTCCGCATTCGGCAGGCTCTGGAAAGCGATGAAGTCTGGGAGCCAGCTGCTGCCATTTGCAATATTTTCGGGTGTTCTGATAGTCGTCGGGGTGCTCTACGCTTCTTCGACTGTAACCCAGGCCCGAAATGTTCCTCTCCAGATACTTGCGTTCGTGTTCGTTTACAACTTCCTCTGGATAGGCGTGTTCGCGGCGCTCGTTTTTGAAACCGGGCGTTTCACAAATACATACTTCAGCAAGCGGAAGATTTCCTGGTCGTCAATAATAGTGGGCCTCATGTTCGTGGCGCTCGGCATGATACTGCAGGGCGCACTTGACGCGATTGTTCTGCTTTACCGCCTTGGCCCTGTCAACGAGACGCTTATAGGCGTCGAAACTGTTTCGGGCATTCTGATAGCGATGTTCGGCGGCCTCCTCAATTCCACGATCCACGGGCAGGAAGAGACGGCGCTCGATTCTTCCGAAGAGAAAGAAGGCGCGGAACTCAGCACCAGGGCATTTAAATGA